Genomic window (Mesorhizobium sp. M4B.F.Ca.ET.058.02.1.1):
TCTGATCCGCAAACTCTCGGCCGACTAGCTTACCTATTCCCCTATTCCCCTATTCCCCTATTCCCCTATCCCCTTATTCCCCTACTCAATCATGCCTTACCAATCACCGATCTCTCCTGGCCGCTCCTGGTACGAAGACACCGCGGGACCTAGACCCGAACACCCAGCCCTTGACGGCGACCGCCAATGCGATGTCGTCATCGTCGGCGGCGGCTTCACCGGCCTGTCGGCGGCGGCGCATCTGGCAAAGGCCGGCAGCAATGTCGTGCTCGCCGAGGCGCATCGGTTTGGCGACGGCGCTTCCGGGCGTAATGGCGGTCAGCTCGGCACCGGTCAGCGCGCCTGGGCCGAGGAGCTGGAGGCGGAATACGGCCTTTCCCGCGCCAAGGCGCTGTTCGACCTCGCCGAGGAGGCCAAGGCGCACCTGCTCGAATTCGCGGCCGTCAACAGGATCGAGATCGACTACATGCCGGGCCAGCTGTCGGTGGCGCACAAGCAGCGCTATGTCGACGACTACAAGGCGCATGCCGAGATCATGGCAAGCCGCTTCGGTTACCCGCACATTTCCTTCATGGACGAGAAGGAGGCGGCCGAGCGGCTGGGCTCGACGCGCTATTTCGGCGGCACGCGCGACACCGGCACTGGCCATATCCACCCGTTGAAGCTGGTGATCGGCACGGCGAAAGCAGCGGCCGAGGCCGGCGCGCAGCTGTTCGAGCGGACACCTGCGACCGGCATCGTCTCCAGCGGCGGCAAGGTGAGGGTCACGACGCCGAAAGGCACGATCACCGCCGACAAATGCCTAATTGGCGTCAATGCCTATGGCGGCACGCCCGAGCCGGTGAGCGCCGCGCACATCATGCCGATCGGCTCCTTCATCGGCGCGACAGTGCCGCTCGGATCGGAAACCACGGTGTTGCCGGGCGGCGAGTCGGTCGACGATTCCCGCTTCGTCGTGCGCTACTTCCGCAAGTCGAAAGACGGCCGGCTTTTGTTCGGCGGGCGCGAGGTCTATGCGGTCAACGATCCGAAGGACATCCACATCCATATCCGCCGGCAGATCGCGGAACTCTATCCGGAGTTGAAGGATGTCGAGATCACGCATGGCTGGGGCGGCTATGTCGGCATCACAGTGCCGCGCAAGCCATTCGTGCGCGAAGTGATGCCCAATGTCATCTCGGTCGGCGGCTATTCCGGCCACGGCGTCATGCTGTCGAACTTCTTCGGCAAGCTCTATGCCGAGACCGTGCTCGGCAACCGCGACCGGCTGAAGCTGATCGAGGATCTAAAGATCCCGCCCTTCCCCGGCGGCCGGCGTTTTCGTGCGCCCTTGCTGTTCCTGGCGCTCAGTTGGTTCGCCCTGCGCGACAGGATCTGACGCTGGGGAAGCACGGCCTGGAACGGAACTTCCGGCCTATCCGCCTGATTCCATTCGGCTGTTCGTGCCGCTGCGACATGTTGCAGAATCCTTAACAAGGGTGCAGAATTCGTTCCAAGGGCGCACTGATGCCACAATCACCGGCAAAAGATGCGGGTTCTGGGCTGTAAGACGGGGACTTTCGCGGGCCCGCCCGCTTGTGTTTTTGGGACCGATGCCGATCACCGCCGGACCTCCGGCACCGATCGAAAGAACGTCGGCCCACCTATTGGAGGTGGTTAGAGTGAACGAGCCCTTCAGTTTCGGCGCGCCGGAACGACGGCGCTTTGCAATGCAGTTTGGCTATGACATGCGGCCGTCGTTCTGGCAGGGCGTGCGGTCGAACTCGCATCTGGTGATTGCCGCCGTCGGCACCGCCGCGCTGCTTGGCGTGGCGGGGATTGCGCTGTGGCTGGCGCTGCCGGGCAGCGACCGGCAAGCGATCGCAAGCCCGGCGCAAAGCGTCCCGACAATCCCGGTCAGGACAACCAAGATCGCGCCCGCCAGCGCGAACGCGACGACGATGGCCACCGCGCCGCAGGCGGCGCGCAAGGCCGACGCGGTGTCGCCCGTGGTGGCCGCCAAGGAAGCCAAGATACCGGCGCTGGCGTCCAACGACCCGCGCTGGACCGCAACAGACACCAAGACCGCGTCCAGCGACCCCGCGCCTGCTCCATCCGATCAGACGGCAAGCCGACAGGCCGAAGAGACCGCCCAGTCATCCGACACGGCATTCGCCGAGCCGGCGGCTCAATCCGACGCAGCCGCATCGCTGTCCAAGGTGGCGGCGCCCGACGCGGCGCCGGCAAAGGACGATCCCGATGGCGCCAAGACCGCCGCCATTCCCGCGCCGGACCCGCAGACGCCGGAAGCGCAGGCATCCGCAGGCGACGATGGCAAGGCAAAGACCCAGCAGGTCAGTGCGGCCAGCACCGGACGTATTCTACGGGCCGTCACCATGCGGGCCGGCCCGAAACAGAAAGCGGCCGCGATGATCACCGTGCCCGCCAAGACCTCGGTGCAAGTCATAAGCTGCAAGAAGTGGTGCCAGATCGTCTATAATGGCAAGCGCGGCTGGATCTACAAGACCTACATCAAGACCGGCGCCTGAGAGCTTCATCGCCGCCGGTCAGCCACAGCAGCCGCCGAAGCCACTGCCATAGTCGGGCTCGCCTGCGTTTTCTGACATGGGCGCGATGTTCCTCGAACGGCACTTCGAACAGGCCGCATCCCTGGCATCAGACCTTTTTCCGCAAACCGGGACCCAGCATTTGACGTCGTGGGTCCAGGCGAGCGCGATCCTCTCCAGGTGAAGGTTGGACGAGCTCTTTAGCAGGATCAATTCGCCCGGTACTGCCGTTCGCTTGATGTGGTCGGAGACTTGCTTGAGCGTTCGCAATTCGACGAACCGGCCGCCGTCGCGGTCGGCCTGGTCGGCGCCCGAGCGATGCGCATTGTCGCCGACATAGATAATCTGGCCAACGACCTCGCGCGCGGCGTTGTAGGCGTCACGGTACTTTCTGGTCGAACCCGCATAATCCGAAATCTGGCCGAGAACGATGCGTTTTCCAGCAACCTTGGCCTTGGCCACCATGTCGATGGCGAGGTTGATCGAATGCCAGGGAGCCTTGGCGGTGTCGACCAGGAAGTGCGGACCGCCATCGGTGACGAGCACCTGGCAGCGATTGATCAAGGGCTGGAACGTCGCCACGCGCGCCGCGACTTTTTCCGGCGGCACCCCAAGCTCCAGCGCGGTGGCGACAGCCGCCGCCGTCGGCAGCCATAGGTACTCGGCCGGAAACAGCGTCTGCAGGTCGAGCGCGCCGCCACGCCAGCGGATCCTGAGGCTCAGGGTTTCGGGATAAGCGGCCTGCGTGTCGGTGACACGATAGTCCGCATCTTCCGCCCGGCCGAAAGTGACGACGCGATGCCTGGTGCCCGAAGCCATGCCGAGCACATGCGGATCGTCGGCGTTGAGCACGGCAAGACCGCCGGGCGGCAGCGCGTCGACCAGGGCGCGCTTTTCCAGGGCGACGTTCTCCAGAGTCCTGAAACTGGCGAAATGTTCGAGGCGGACCATGGTGACGACCGCGACATGCGGCTGGAGCAGTTCCGCCATCGGCCTGATGGTGTCGACGCCATAGGCGCCTGCTTCGAACACGACATAGTCGACCTCGCCCGCTTTCCACATGCGCTTGTAGAGCGTGCTGGCCAGCGCATCGATGGCGTTGGCGAGAACCTGCGTGTAGACCGGGCGATGGCTGGCCAATATATGCCCGAGCAACGCCGCCGCGGTCGACTTGCCGGAACTGCCGGTGACGCCGATGAAGGTCGCCGCGCTTTTCGAACGGGCGCGCCATGCCCTGTAGATCTTGTGGCGGTGCCACAGGCTCTTGCGAATTTTGCGCAATCGGGCTTTCATCGCATGGCCACCCTGCCCCCTCGACAAGCCTTATGCCGTTCCCGGGCGGCTCGTCAAATCCTGGCCGCGCCTACCGCAGGCGTTCAGATGCAGCGGCCGCCATCGACCTCCAGCGCCACGCCGGTGATGAAGGCGGCCTCGTCGGAGGCGAGCCAAAGTGCGGCATTGGCGATGTCAAGCGGCGTCGACAGGCGGCCGAGCGGGATTGAGGCGCGGAACCTCTCGCGGATCTCCGGCGTGTCGGCGCCCATGAATTTCTCCAGCATGCCGGTCTCGCCGGCGACCGGGCAGAGGCAGTTGACGCGGATGTTTTTCGGCGCCAGTTCGACCGCCATCGACTTGGTGGCGGTGATCGCCCAGCCTTTCGAGGCATTGTACCAGGTGAGGCCGGGCCTTGGCCTCAGCCCGGCGGTAGAGGCGGTGGTCAGGATGACGCCGCCGCCCTGGCGCTCCATGATCGGCACCACCGCGCGCGCCGCGTGGTAGATTGCCTTCATGTTGACGGCGGTGATCAGATCGAAGGTCGCTTCGTCGACGTCAAGCAAGTCGCCATTGCGGTGCGTATAGCCGGCATTGTTGACCATGATGTCGATGCGGCCGAAGGCGCTTTTGGCGGCGTAGATCATCTCATCGAATTCGGAGCGCTGCGAGACGTCGGTCTGCGTCCAGATCGCGTTGTCGCCGATCTCGCCGGCCACGCGTTCGGCGCCCCGGGCGTTGAGGTCGGCGACGACGACCCTGGCGCCCTCCTCGGCAAAGCGCCTGGCCATGCCCTCGCCGAAGCCGGACGCGGCGCCGGTGATGATGGCGACCTTGTTTTCCAGACGCATGGTTTTCCCGCCCATTGAGGTCTTCCCGGATTTTCGGAGGCCGCCGCTCGGCTGCCCTGCGAGGACTCCCGCAGCGGCATGCCGCGACGGATTTCTTCCTTAGCTTTCGTCACATTCGCGTTCTATGTTGCAGCCGCGAACGCTGCCGGAAGCCTCGCTTGCCGACAAGCCCCCGGGTAGCGTCAGTGTCAAGGCCACACATGAGACCCAATCGACATCCAGCGATTTGTCCTTACCTGTGACACCATGGCACTGGTAAATTTAAATCGATTAGAATATATCAGCCCCGCACCTGAGCGCGGCGTCTAAAGCGGACAGACCATGACCAGCCAGATCATCCCCGTCGATCCTTTCGACTTCATCATTTTCGGCGGCACCGGCGACCTGTCGGAACGCAAGCTTCTGCCCTCGCTCTATCATCGCCAGCGCGACCATCAGTTTTCCGAACCGACCAGGATCATCGGCACGTCGCGCTCCAAGATGACCGACGCCGAGTTCCAGGCCTTCGCCAAGCAGGCGATCTCGGACCATGTGAAGCCCGCCGACATCGATCCGAAGGAGCTGGAGACGTTCCTCGCCCGGCTCTCCTATGTCCCGGCCGACGCCACCACCGGCGCCGGCTTCGACAAGCTGAAGAAGGCGATCGGCGACAGCGACCGTATCCGCGCCTTCTACCTGGCCGTGGCGCCGGCACTGTTCGGCGACATCTCGCACAAGCTCAAGGAACACAATCTGATCACGCCGAACTCGCGTATCGTGCTGGAGAAGCCGATCGGCCGCGACCTCGCCTCGGCGCGCACGCTCAACGACCTGGTGGGCGACGACTTCCACGAAAGCCAGATCTTCCGTATCGACCACTATCTCGGCAAGGAGACGGTGCAGAACCTGATGGCGTTGCGCTTCGCCAACGCGCTCTACGAGCCGCTGTGGAACTCGGCCAATGTCGACCA
Coding sequences:
- a CDS encoding SH3 domain-containing protein, encoding MNEPFSFGAPERRRFAMQFGYDMRPSFWQGVRSNSHLVIAAVGTAALLGVAGIALWLALPGSDRQAIASPAQSVPTIPVRTTKIAPASANATTMATAPQAARKADAVSPVVAAKEAKIPALASNDPRWTATDTKTASSDPAPAPSDQTASRQAEETAQSSDTAFAEPAAQSDAAASLSKVAAPDAAPAKDDPDGAKTAAIPAPDPQTPEAQASAGDDGKAKTQQVSAASTGRILRAVTMRAGPKQKAAAMITVPAKTSVQVISCKKWCQIVYNGKRGWIYKTYIKTGA
- a CDS encoding FAD-binding oxidoreductase; this translates as MPYQSPISPGRSWYEDTAGPRPEHPALDGDRQCDVVIVGGGFTGLSAAAHLAKAGSNVVLAEAHRFGDGASGRNGGQLGTGQRAWAEELEAEYGLSRAKALFDLAEEAKAHLLEFAAVNRIEIDYMPGQLSVAHKQRYVDDYKAHAEIMASRFGYPHISFMDEKEAAERLGSTRYFGGTRDTGTGHIHPLKLVIGTAKAAAEAGAQLFERTPATGIVSSGGKVRVTTPKGTITADKCLIGVNAYGGTPEPVSAAHIMPIGSFIGATVPLGSETTVLPGGESVDDSRFVVRYFRKSKDGRLLFGGREVYAVNDPKDIHIHIRRQIAELYPELKDVEITHGWGGYVGITVPRKPFVREVMPNVISVGGYSGHGVMLSNFFGKLYAETVLGNRDRLKLIEDLKIPPFPGGRRFRAPLLFLALSWFALRDRI
- a CDS encoding Mur ligase family protein — encoded protein: MRKIRKSLWHRHKIYRAWRARSKSAATFIGVTGSSGKSTAAALLGHILASHRPVYTQVLANAIDALASTLYKRMWKAGEVDYVVFEAGAYGVDTIRPMAELLQPHVAVVTMVRLEHFASFRTLENVALEKRALVDALPPGGLAVLNADDPHVLGMASGTRHRVVTFGRAEDADYRVTDTQAAYPETLSLRIRWRGGALDLQTLFPAEYLWLPTAAAVATALELGVPPEKVAARVATFQPLINRCQVLVTDGGPHFLVDTAKAPWHSINLAIDMVAKAKVAGKRIVLGQISDYAGSTRKYRDAYNAAREVVGQIIYVGDNAHRSGADQADRDGGRFVELRTLKQVSDHIKRTAVPGELILLKSSSNLHLERIALAWTHDVKCWVPVCGKRSDARDAACSKCRSRNIAPMSENAGEPDYGSGFGGCCG
- a CDS encoding SDR family oxidoreductase, giving the protein MRLENKVAIITGAASGFGEGMARRFAEEGARVVVADLNARGAERVAGEIGDNAIWTQTDVSQRSEFDEMIYAAKSAFGRIDIMVNNAGYTHRNGDLLDVDEATFDLITAVNMKAIYHAARAVVPIMERQGGGVILTTASTAGLRPRPGLTWYNASKGWAITATKSMAVELAPKNIRVNCLCPVAGETGMLEKFMGADTPEIRERFRASIPLGRLSTPLDIANAALWLASDEAAFITGVALEVDGGRCI